A genome region from Anastrepha obliqua isolate idAnaObli1 chromosome 4, idAnaObli1_1.0, whole genome shotgun sequence includes the following:
- the LOC129244423 gene encoding protein krueppel — protein MAISLLQDAQTRSLAAALAGIKRDEIDTHNVLSMSPPMSANTSANSLYPGLQHTAAASAFGMLSPSQLLAANRQAAAALMASQLFPQHPSIFGQMWPSAIPHIPLNTGPHSPPASPHSPTTPTTTPSNSNKQCHSIISPTGSGHSDLPAKKPRKITVKKDLISPPMVMSMNVNDLYSPAGPISPPSSGSSPNSAHDGPSRTDAAMSASATKDPSRDKSFTCKICSRSFGYKHVLQNHERTHTGEKPFECPECHKRFTRDHHLKTHMRLHTGEKPYHCSHCDRQFVQVANLRRHLRVHTGERPYVCEICDGKFSDSNQLKSHMLMHNGEKPFECPECHIKFRRRHHLLNHKCGQNTISGLHSPPTSPDAAFSPSGIRGDYALCDQKSALGSSYGSEESIDISQPINTSVSTFELSEHHHNNQLHSTMSSVDASLSIAEASPDDDDEEDIPLDLSESDISIDAGRNSTKRAHNFRRAFQPIQVLPMHSEIPEQTEPEDLSMHRSNATAAIATAFNAAHSQESMIMLHDNLDFDELEGAATIYIRQQQHLLSASRHSTHIE, from the coding sequence GTTTAGCCGCAGCTCTAGCTGGTATAAAGCGCGACGAAATAGATACACATAATGTCCTCTCCATGTCACCACCAATGTCTGCGAATACATCCGCTAACAGTCTCTATCCCGGTTTACAGCACACCGCTGCCGCCAGCGCCTTCGGCATGCTGTCACCTTCACAATTACTTGCCGCAAATCGTCAGGCAGCTGCTGCACTTATGGCCTCCCAGCTATTCCCCCAACATCCATCAATTTTTGGTCAAATGTGGCCTAGTGCAATTCCTCATATTCCATTGAATACTGGACCACATTCGCCACCAGCGAGCCCACATTcgccaacaacaccaacaacgacTCCCTCCAATAGCAATAAGCAATGCCACAGTATAATCTCGCCAACTGGCTCTGGGCATAGTGATCTCCCTGCCAAAAAACCTCGCAAAATTACCGTCAAGAAAGATTTGATTTCGCCGCCAATGGTAATGTCGATGAACGTCAACGACTTATATAGTCCAGCTGGCCCCATCTCGCCGCCATCATCCGGCTCCTCACCAAATTCGGCACATGACGGCCCAAGCCGTACTGATGCTGCCATGTCTGCATCGGCAACAAAAGATCCCTCTCGCGATAAGAGTTTCACGTGCAAAATATGTTCACGCTCTTTTGGCTACAAACATGTGTTACAGAACCACGAGCGCACGCACACTGGGGAAAAGCCTTTTGAGTGCCCTGAATGTCACAAGCGATTCACACGTGACCACCACCTGAAAACTCATATGCGCTTGCATACCGGTGAGAAACCCTATCATTGTTCACACTGCGACCGCCAATTTGTTcaagtggcaaacctccgccgCCATCTGCGAGTCCACACTGGTGAACGACCGTATGTTTGTGAAATCTGTGACGGCAAATTTAGTGACTCCAACCAGCTGAAATCGCACATGTTAATGCACAATGGCGAGAAGCCATTTGAATGCCCTGAATGCCATATAAAATTCCGGCGACGGCATCACCTACTAAATCATAAATGTGGACAGAACACCATTTCTGGTCTTCATTCTCCGCCAACCTCTCCTGATGCAGCATTCAGCCCCAGTGGTATTCGTGGAGATTACGCGCTATGTGATCAGAAATCTGCATTGGGTTCTAGCTATGGTTCGGAGGAGTCCATTGATATCAGCCAACCAATTAATACCTCAGTCTCGACCTTTGAACTCTCGGAGCATCATCACAACAATCAACTCCATTCCACCATGTCGTCCGTCGATGCTTCATTAAGTATCGCTGAAGCGTCTCCCGATGATGACGATGAGGAAGACATACCACTTGATCTCTCTGAAAGCGATATAAGTATTGACGCTGGACGGAACAGCACTAAGAGAGCGCACAACTTTCGCCGTGCTTTCCAGCCAATACAAGTCTTGCCGATGCATAGCGAAATCCCCGAACAAACTGAACCGGAAGATCTAAGCATGCATCGAAGCAACGCCACCGCTGCTATAGCCACTGCATTTAACGCTGCCCACTCCCAAGAGTCAATGATTATGTTGCACGATAATCTCGATTTCGATGAATTGGAAGGAGCGGCGACGATTTACATACGCCAGCAACAACATCTTTTGTCGGCGTCGAGACACTCCACACATATAGAATAG